Proteins from a genomic interval of Paenibacillus lentus:
- a CDS encoding class I SAM-dependent methyltransferase codes for MEVFKQVPLYRYLALCNESGLERTVLDCGAGGDSPPLSLFAGYGYTTCGIEMNIGQIQKANQFAEKRKQKLNIQQGDMRNLPLADESFSFVYSYNSIFHMKKEDVRKALNEMKRVLQPHGLMFVNFLNLKDFRVGEGVDLGDNQYEQIEDDEPVIHSYYDYSEADLLFDEMELIYKEDRVVERIYEGKKIRQGFIDYILKK; via the coding sequence ATGGAGGTATTCAAACAAGTACCACTGTACAGATATTTGGCGCTGTGTAATGAGAGTGGACTGGAAAGGACAGTATTAGATTGCGGAGCTGGAGGAGATTCACCGCCATTAAGTTTATTTGCAGGTTATGGATACACAACATGTGGGATAGAAATGAATATTGGACAAATTCAAAAAGCTAATCAGTTTGCAGAGAAAAGAAAGCAAAAATTAAATATACAACAAGGTGATATGAGAAATTTGCCCTTAGCAGACGAGTCATTTAGCTTCGTATATTCTTACAACTCGATTTTTCATATGAAGAAAGAAGATGTGAGGAAGGCATTAAATGAAATGAAAAGAGTACTTCAACCCCATGGTTTAATGTTTGTAAATTTTCTAAATCTAAAAGATTTTCGAGTTGGTGAAGGTGTAGATTTAGGAGATAACCAATATGAACAAATTGAAGATGATGAGCCTGTAATCCATTCATATTATGACTATAGTGAAGCAGACTTGTTATTTGATGAGATGGAATTGATTTATAAAGAAGATCGGGTTGTAGAAAGAATATATGAGGGCAAGAAAATACGACAGGGATTTATTGATTACATATTAAAGAAATAA
- a CDS encoding GNAT family N-acetyltransferase, whose translation MIIEPKDFNVKELSYSIRSAVIKDAGTLSKLRVQIDGETENMDRERGEAYIDSAGMETIIKKDSLRSIFLVAVIDNRIVGYSRCEGTDLKRLLHKVEFGVCVLKEFWGYSIGKNLLQESISWADSVGIKKMTLNVLETNHKAIELYKKHGFEVEGILKQDKLLADGIFYSTIVMGRFKEK comes from the coding sequence GTGATCATTGAACCAAAGGATTTTAATGTGAAAGAATTGAGTTACTCTATTCGATCTGCAGTAATTAAGGATGCAGGGACTCTATCTAAACTGCGAGTACAGATTGACGGAGAGACAGAAAATATGGATAGAGAAAGAGGAGAGGCATATATTGATTCTGCAGGTATGGAAACAATTATAAAAAAAGATAGTTTAAGAAGTATATTTTTGGTTGCAGTAATTGACAATCGAATTGTGGGATATTCCCGGTGTGAAGGAACAGATTTAAAGCGATTATTACATAAAGTGGAGTTTGGAGTATGCGTATTAAAAGAATTTTGGGGATATAGTATTGGAAAAAATCTATTACAAGAGTCTATATCTTGGGCTGATTCTGTGGGTATTAAAAAAATGACATTAAATGTGTTGGAGACAAATCACAAAGCGATAGAACTATATAAAAAGCATGGATTTGAAGTCGAAGGTATACTAAAACAAGACAAATTGCTTGCAGATGGTATATTTTATAGCACTATTGTTATGGGAAGATTTAAAGAAAAGTGA
- a CDS encoding putative holin-like toxin, giving the protein MEVKDALTIMFLFGTFILALLTYINNNNKRK; this is encoded by the coding sequence ATGGAAGTAAAGGATGCATTAACGATCATGTTCCTGTTTGGAACGTTCATTCTTGCTCTTTTAACATACATCAATAATAACAACAAGAGAAAGTAA
- a CDS encoding GNAT family N-acetyltransferase → MIQIKNIKQEQAEGFWKLRLEALRTHPEAFYTSYEDSVQTPLDEVAKRIMNKQDDYILGAFKEDGQIVGMVGFKRGQGMKFKHKGMIWGIYVAADYRGKGIAKELLQEVLRRGKDIEGLKQINLSVVTANKVAAGLYKILGFETYGTEKNALEYNGRGYDEEYMTYYLR, encoded by the coding sequence ATGATTCAGATCAAAAATATAAAGCAAGAACAAGCGGAAGGTTTCTGGAAGTTAAGACTTGAAGCATTAAGAACGCATCCAGAAGCATTCTATACTTCATATGAAGATTCTGTTCAAACCCCATTAGACGAGGTAGCCAAGAGAATCATGAATAAGCAGGATGATTACATATTGGGGGCATTTAAGGAAGACGGACAAATTGTAGGGATGGTAGGCTTTAAACGTGGGCAAGGGATGAAATTTAAACATAAAGGAATGATCTGGGGAATATATGTAGCTGCGGATTATCGGGGAAAAGGAATAGCTAAAGAACTATTACAAGAGGTTCTGAGAAGAGGGAAAGACATAGAAGGATTAAAACAAATTAATCTTAGTGTTGTAACTGCTAACAAAGTAGCAGCTGGTCTTTATAAGATTTTAGGATTTGAAACGTATGGAACCGAGAAGAACGCATTAGAATATAATGGCCGCGGATACGATGAAGAATACATGACTTACTATTTAAGATAA
- a CDS encoding transposase — protein sequence MYILQESLFSFEELQKLEFKERLPIFFSALDLRPYAKDLRSHSPRGADGHCRQGILRALLAAPLENMDTFSGLHRRLDMDLRFRYQCGLRLDRKAPSIATLSRVFTELTNKGLAKRLFEDLVTRCKQEGIIDGSHVAMDSAAIHAYEKKQPKRKSELTGNANWGAKFDSFGNKVKWFGYKLHLAVDTASELPLALSVTPAHVNDGDLAPALMEQVAADAKVKFFVFDAGYDQLKNYEAARKLKAQAIIPMNLRNEKEPPAGITSNGTPCCSMGFAMTYWGVDGDHLKFRCPHATGKVDCPLGMAACSSSNYGMVLKVDTKSDLRRYSSPHRNTKRWQELYKERTSVERCNSRMKTYLTADAMHVWGIEKVITHQYLNAIVLLASALAMAQKYRKVAA from the coding sequence ATGTATATTCTACAAGAAAGTCTATTTTCCTTTGAAGAACTTCAAAAACTTGAATTTAAAGAACGTTTGCCTATCTTCTTCAGCGCCCTGGACTTACGACCTTATGCTAAAGATTTGAGAAGTCATTCACCCCGAGGTGCCGATGGGCACTGCCGACAAGGGATTCTTCGCGCATTGCTTGCAGCGCCACTGGAGAACATGGATACATTTAGCGGCTTGCATCGTCGTCTGGATATGGATCTTCGTTTCCGTTACCAATGCGGACTCAGGCTTGATCGAAAAGCTCCATCAATCGCCACATTAAGCCGCGTTTTCACTGAGCTAACGAATAAGGGATTGGCAAAACGTCTGTTTGAGGATCTCGTCACACGCTGTAAGCAGGAAGGAATCATCGATGGAAGTCACGTGGCGATGGACAGCGCAGCGATCCATGCCTACGAGAAGAAACAGCCGAAGCGCAAAAGTGAGCTGACGGGGAATGCCAACTGGGGCGCGAAGTTTGACTCCTTTGGTAACAAGGTCAAGTGGTTCGGCTATAAGCTTCATCTTGCTGTCGACACCGCTAGCGAACTGCCCCTGGCCCTCTCGGTTACACCGGCTCATGTCAATGACGGTGATCTGGCACCCGCTCTTATGGAACAAGTGGCTGCCGATGCGAAAGTGAAGTTCTTTGTGTTTGATGCTGGGTATGACCAACTTAAAAACTATGAAGCGGCACGGAAGCTCAAAGCGCAAGCGATTATCCCGATGAATCTTCGCAATGAGAAGGAACCGCCTGCAGGTATAACATCTAACGGTACACCTTGCTGCTCCATGGGTTTTGCCATGACATACTGGGGAGTAGATGGCGATCACCTGAAATTCCGGTGTCCCCATGCGACCGGCAAGGTGGATTGTCCGCTGGGGATGGCAGCCTGTTCATCTTCCAACTATGGAATGGTGCTCAAGGTTGATACAAAAAGCGATTTGCGCCGTTATTCAAGTCCGCACCGGAACACGAAACGTTGGCAAGAACTTTACAAAGAAAGAACGAGTGTAGAACGCTGCAACTCCCGAATGAAAACCTATTTGACCGCAGACGCCATGCATGTTTGGGGCATAGAGAAAGTCATAACTCACCAATATTTAAATGCAATTGTATTGCTGGCTTCTGCCCTGGCAATGGCTCAGAAATACAGAAAAGTCGCTGCTTAA
- a CDS encoding CopG family transcriptional regulator, whose protein sequence is MSSKKMGRPPSDNPKSDLIRVRVDQTILNKLDACTKKLNTNRSDVIRKGIEKMYDDLQK, encoded by the coding sequence ATGTCGTCCAAAAAGATGGGGCGTCCACCATCTGACAATCCCAAAAGTGATTTGATTCGAGTACGTGTCGATCAAACCATTTTGAATAAGCTCGATGCTTGCACCAAGAAGCTGAATACGAACCGTTCAGATGTGATTCGCAAAGGGATTGAGAAGATGTATGATGATCTCCAAAAATAA
- a CDS encoding helix-turn-helix transcriptional regulator, with protein MDKICAALDCQPGDLLEHIPEHK; from the coding sequence ATTGATAAAATTTGTGCAGCGTTGGATTGTCAGCCTGGTGATTTATTGGAGCATATTCCTGAACATAAATAG